The Desulfobulbus propionicus DSM 2032 DNA segment GCGACCTGGCCGTTCGCGTGCTCAAGGATCAGGGGCAAGGCACGGAACCGGTCTCCGGGCTGCGCTGTTATCTCTACTCCCTGGGGGAAGGCGAGGGGCTGAACGCCACCGGGCTCCATGCCGACAGCGACGATCAGGGCATGGTCCATTTTGTGGTGCCCGAGGAGCGGGCCTATTACGCCGTGGCCACCCTGCTCGGCCGCGAGTTCATCAGCGTGGAAAGCGAGGGCCAGGCCACCCTGACCATCGAGCTGGGCACGATGACGGTTACCGTGCGTGACGACAGTGCGGTCACCGAGGCCAATCCCGATGGTTTGGTGCAGGGGGCGGTGGTGGAGCTCTACACCAGTGAAGGGACGGCTCTGGGCCAGGAACTGAGCACCGGGGCCGACGGCCAGGTCTGCTTCACCCTGCCCGAGGGCAGCTACAAGCTGCGCGTCGGCTATAACGATCAGCAGTTCTGGAGCGGGGTGATCAATACCTATCCCCTGGGCAACACGCCGGTGGAAATGGTCAATGGCTCCGGCGGTATACTGAGCAGGCTGCACGATCCCCATCCCTCCCTCTGGCACGGAACACCACCGGAATACCGGCCACTATTGGCCCTGACCTTGGGATCACTGGCCGGGATGCTGACCACCACGTCAACGCCCGTTGCCGCCACGCCCCAGGTGGTCTATTACCTCAACGATCATCTGGGCACGGCGCAACTGCTCGTCGACGCCACAGGAATAGTCATCTGGCAGGGTGACGCCCAGCCCTTTGGCCAGGTGACTGAGGTGATCAACCAGATCGATCACCGATTCCGCTTCCCCGGCCAGATGGTTGATCCTGAAAGCGGGTTGCATTACAACTGGAACAGGTTTTATGATCCTGCCACTGGGAGGTACCTATCACCTGATCCGATTGGGCTGGATGGGGGGACGAATTTGTATGGGTATGTCGGAGGGGATCCGGTGAACTCGATTGATCCGCTTGGATTATTTAATCCCACCAAAGGAATTGCTTCACTTGGCAATGCAGCAAACGCTGGTCGGCTGTACGCTGGAGGTGTTTTGAAACTTGGCGCAGCAGCTGGTTTGACAAGCACTGGGTTAGGGGCACCTGCTGGAACTGGAGTCGCAGCGCTTGGTACATGGAACTTGTGGTCTGCACAATCTGCCTGGAATCGCTCGTTACAACAATGGAATGAGGCTTGGAATGAAAGTTGGGACGACGCAACGTGGAAAAATCTTCTGGGTATATTGCCCTTTGGTACCGAGTTTGATGACCCTTGTGAGCCTTCGGCATGGGATGTCCTGAAAGCTAAAGCAAAGAATTTCAAGGATAAACCTGACGAAATAATCAGAGAAATAGGAACTTGGGGATTCTAAATGTCAACCTTTACATTTATTACAATTGCTCTCTCTGTAGTTTTTATGATTTACTGCACAGTACTTTATGTTCGGGATCTTAAGGTCGGAAAAGACTCATTTATCAAGAAAACAGGACGGTGGCTTAAAAACGTAATCGATGTTTTTTTTGGTGCTGGATAGCCCTTACATAGGGCCGCCGTTTCAGCCAGATATGTTGCATCGCCGCCCTGCCCAACACCCAGGTCATGGCGATCAGCGACATCGATCCCGACCATCCCCAAAGCCTGACCACCGACGCTGGCGGCGTGGCCGAATTCCGGTTGCCGGCCGGCTCCTACACCTTCAAGGCCACCCTGGGTGAAACCGTGTACCAGGGCATCGGCACGGTGCTCGCCGACCAGACCACCAACGTCACCCTCAACCTGGGGGCCAGCACCCTGGCGATCACCGTGCGCACGGACGAAACCACCGTCCTGCCCGGTGTGGTCTGCTCCCTCTATACAGCCGAAGGCGAGCCGCTTAACCGCAGCGCCACCACCGATGGTTCCGGCGTGGCCTCCTTTGCGGTGGAGGCTGGGACCTATATGGTCCAAGCCCGGTATCTGGGCTATGACTTCACTCTCGAAGCGATCGAAACACCAACGGTTCTCGCCGCCAGCCTCACCATCCCCCATCGCGACCTGGCCGTCCGCGTGTTCAAGGATCAGGGGAACGGCGCGG contains these protein-coding regions:
- a CDS encoding RHS repeat-associated core domain-containing protein, translated to MARATLLQGGAALANTQVVAISDSDPDHPQSLTSDASGVAELRLPAGSYTFKATLGETVYQGIGTVLADQTTNVTLNLGTSTLSITVRKNETTVLPGVVCSLYTAEGEPLDRSATTDGSGVASFAVEAGTYRVQARYLGYDFTSEVIETPAVLAASLTIPYRDLAVRVLKDQGQGTEPVSGLRCYLYSLGEGEGLNATGLHADSDDQGMVHFVVPEERAYYAVATLLGREFISVESEGQATLTIELGTMTVTVRDDSAVTEANPDGLVQGAVVELYTSEGTALGQELSTGADGQVCFTLPEGSYKLRVGYNDQQFWSGVINTYPLGNTPVEMVNGSGGILSRLHDPHPSLWHGTPPEYRPLLALTLGSLAGMLTTTSTPVAATPQVVYYLNDHLGTAQLLVDATGIVIWQGDAQPFGQVTEVINQIDHRFRFPGQMVDPESGLHYNWNRFYDPATGRYLSPDPIGLDGGTNLYGYVGGDPVNSIDPLGLFNPTKGIASLGNAANAGRLYAGGVLKLGAAAGLTSTGLGAPAGTGVAALGTWNLWSAQSAWNRSLQQWNEAWNESWDDATWKNLLGILPFGTEFDDPCEPSAWDVLKAKAKNFKDKPDEIIREIGTWGF